The following coding sequences are from one Thermocrinis jamiesonii window:
- the asd gene encoding aspartate-semialdehyde dehydrogenase gives MKVAIVGATGEVGRAFLKVLEERNFPVDELYLFASEKSEGVELTFRGEKFKVRALNKETSFKGIDIALFSAGSGISKEYAPRFVKDGAVVVDNSSAWRLDPEVPLVVPEVNPEDVENHKGIIANPNCSTIQMVVALKPIYDAVGIEAIVVSTYQSVSGAGAKAIKELEEQTKAWCEGKEMEVKHLPRRIAFNVVPQIDVFTENGYTKEEMKMLNETRKILHDQNIKVSATTVRVPVFYGHSEAVSVKLKKPLEPAEAMELLRKAKGVILVEDGYPTPIDVAGKDEVFVGRIRKDLVFEPGLSMWIVADNIRKGAATNAVQIAELLIHAKA, from the coding sequence ATGAAAGTTGCCATAGTAGGAGCTACGGGAGAAGTTGGGCGAGCCTTTTTAAAAGTCTTAGAAGAAAGAAATTTTCCGGTAGATGAACTTTATCTTTTTGCTTCCGAAAAGTCTGAGGGGGTAGAGCTAACCTTCAGAGGCGAAAAGTTCAAGGTAAGGGCACTCAACAAAGAAACCTCCTTCAAAGGCATAGACATAGCGCTTTTCTCTGCAGGTTCTGGTATAAGCAAAGAATATGCTCCAAGGTTTGTAAAGGACGGAGCGGTGGTTGTGGATAACTCATCAGCGTGGAGGTTAGATCCAGAGGTGCCATTGGTGGTGCCAGAGGTTAACCCGGAGGATGTGGAAAATCACAAAGGAATTATAGCCAATCCAAATTGCTCTACCATACAAATGGTAGTAGCTCTAAAGCCAATATACGATGCGGTGGGAATAGAAGCTATAGTGGTATCCACTTATCAATCGGTCTCCGGTGCTGGTGCAAAGGCTATAAAGGAGTTGGAAGAACAAACCAAAGCTTGGTGTGAAGGAAAAGAAATGGAAGTTAAACATCTTCCAAGAAGAATAGCCTTCAATGTGGTCCCACAAATAGACGTATTTACAGAAAACGGATACACCAAGGAAGAAATGAAGATGCTAAACGAAACAAGGAAAATACTGCATGACCAAAACATAAAGGTTAGCGCTACCACGGTAAGGGTTCCTGTCTTTTACGGACACTCGGAGGCGGTTTCTGTAAAGCTAAAGAAACCCTTAGAGCCAGCAGAAGCCATGGAGCTTTTAAGAAAGGCAAAGGGTGTGATTCTCGTAGAAGATGGCTATCCTACACCGATAGATGTAGCAGGCAAGGATGAGGTGTTTGTGGGTAGGATTAGGAAGGATTTGGTTTTTGAGCCGGGACTTTCTATGTGGATTGTTGCAGACAACATAAGAAAGGGTGCGGCAACTAACGCGGTGCAAATAGCGGAGCTTTTGATCCATGCTAAAGCTTAA
- a CDS encoding tetratricopeptide repeat protein encodes MAIKLLIITSLLFILSCAGRIEVNTKPQTYRPPGLIIASEKAVENGKKHLRKGNCGKAIQEFNKALAKNPNNFEALYWLGVAEGMCGYYSDAYNRLTIALRYAPDGTWEARVNASIGLILIFMEKDEEAKIYFDRAKRIDPRNELVIKYSEIETRGKGKKGRGKIKKEEGFGLILKWLD; translated from the coding sequence ATGGCTATCAAGTTATTGATAATAACATCACTTCTTTTCATACTATCGTGTGCAGGAAGGATAGAAGTAAATACCAAACCCCAAACCTATAGGCCACCTGGTCTGATAATAGCTTCAGAAAAAGCGGTAGAAAATGGAAAGAAACACCTCAGAAAGGGTAATTGTGGAAAAGCTATTCAAGAGTTTAACAAAGCCCTTGCTAAAAATCCTAACAACTTTGAAGCCCTATATTGGCTAGGCGTAGCAGAAGGTATGTGTGGTTATTACTCTGACGCATATAACAGACTTACTATTGCGTTAAGATACGCTCCAGACGGAACTTGGGAAGCTAGAGTAAATGCAAGCATAGGCCTTATTTTGATATTTATGGAAAAAGATGAAGAAGCAAAAATTTATTTTGATAGAGCCAAACGTATAGATCCAAGAAATGAGTTGGTAATAAAATACTCTGAAATTGAAACAAGAGGAAAAGGGAAGAAAGGAAGGGGAAAAATTAAAAAAGAAGAAGGCTTTGGCCTAATTCTTAAGTGGCTTGATTGA
- a CDS encoding dihydroorotate dehydrogenase: MNLSIKLFGIEFKNPVWVASGTFGYGLEALELYDVSKLGAIVTKGLSLRPRQGNEPNRIAETPCGMLNSIGLQNPGVEEFLKKIYPKIEKLNTHFIANVFGETEEEYLEVCMALEGANKIVAYELNVSCPNVKKGGLAFGHDLKVLGNLVSRIKGKVKKPVLVKLSPNTGEVVPFGRVCVENGADGLVAINTIVGMKIDIRTKKPVLSTVKGGLSGPAILPIAVRMVWELYQALGEEIPIIGVGGIFDTNSALEHILAGASAIQVGTANFFDPLSPLGIIEGISQYMKEQGIERFEQLVGLAHHGQQADRCPC; encoded by the coding sequence ATGAATCTTTCCATTAAACTTTTTGGTATTGAGTTTAAAAACCCTGTATGGGTTGCCTCCGGGACCTTTGGGTATGGATTGGAGGCTTTGGAGCTTTACGATGTGTCTAAGCTTGGTGCGATAGTTACAAAGGGCTTGTCCTTAAGGCCACGTCAGGGCAATGAACCAAACCGAATAGCGGAAACTCCTTGTGGTATGCTAAACTCCATAGGCCTTCAAAATCCCGGCGTGGAAGAGTTTTTGAAAAAGATCTATCCAAAAATAGAAAAGCTAAACACCCACTTTATAGCTAACGTTTTTGGGGAAACAGAAGAGGAATACTTAGAAGTTTGCATGGCTTTGGAGGGTGCAAATAAGATTGTCGCTTACGAGCTGAACGTCTCTTGTCCGAACGTAAAGAAAGGTGGGCTTGCCTTTGGACACGACCTGAAGGTTTTGGGTAATTTGGTGAGCAGAATCAAAGGAAAAGTTAAAAAGCCAGTGCTTGTAAAGCTATCTCCAAACACTGGGGAGGTGGTCCCTTTTGGTAGGGTTTGTGTAGAAAACGGTGCGGACGGGCTGGTAGCCATAAACACCATAGTTGGGATGAAGATAGACATAAGAACAAAAAAACCTGTGCTATCTACGGTAAAGGGTGGGCTTTCCGGACCTGCCATTTTACCCATCGCAGTCAGGATGGTTTGGGAGCTGTATCAAGCTTTAGGAGAAGAGATTCCAATAATAGGGGTAGGTGGAATATTTGACACAAACTCAGCCCTTGAGCATATTTTAGCTGGAGCAAGTGCGATACAAGTAGGAACCGCTAACTTTTTTGATCCACTTAGTCCTTTGGGTATAATTGAAGGTATATCCCAATACATGAAAGAGCAGGGTATAGAAAGATTTGAACAACTTGTAGGTTTAGCTCATCATGGACAACAAGCTGATAGATGCCCTTGTTAG